In the Myxococcota bacterium genome, one interval contains:
- a CDS encoding ZIP family metal transporter, which yields MLEIKTVLLLAVLVAGVLGGAWPLRQRQRARGGRGLAWGNAFAAGVFLGAGLLHLLPDANEAWAALGWGYPIGYALAALAVLGMWWVEHVLPPEAAHHAIHAPSTERFAGREAIGGRRTAYAILLALGIHSFLAGLALGAQAELSRALVLFGAILAHKSVAGFALGVSLARSGLSQRRAWWLLWSFALATPIGIAVGTGFSSGLDGPLRLGAEASFLALAAGTFVYVATLDILREEAHPASDRLAKWVWVGAGVAIMAVLALWV from the coding sequence ATGCTGGAAATCAAGACCGTCTTGCTCCTCGCGGTGCTCGTCGCCGGCGTGCTGGGAGGCGCCTGGCCGCTGCGCCAGCGACAGCGGGCCCGCGGAGGACGCGGTCTGGCCTGGGGCAACGCCTTCGCCGCCGGGGTCTTCCTGGGTGCCGGGTTGTTGCACCTGTTGCCCGACGCGAACGAAGCCTGGGCGGCCCTCGGCTGGGGCTACCCGATCGGCTACGCCCTCGCCGCGCTCGCGGTGCTCGGAATGTGGTGGGTCGAGCACGTGTTGCCGCCGGAGGCGGCCCACCACGCGATCCACGCTCCGTCCACCGAGCGCTTCGCGGGACGCGAAGCCATCGGCGGCCGTCGCACGGCCTACGCGATCCTGCTGGCCCTGGGGATCCATTCGTTCCTGGCCGGCCTTGCGCTCGGTGCCCAGGCCGAGCTGTCGCGCGCGCTGGTGCTGTTTGGCGCGATCCTGGCCCACAAGTCGGTGGCGGGCTTCGCACTGGGCGTGAGCCTGGCGAGGAGCGGGCTCTCGCAACGACGCGCCTGGTGGCTGCTCTGGAGCTTCGCCCTCGCGACCCCGATCGGGATCGCCGTGGGGACCGGTTTCTCCTCGGGCCTGGATGGCCCGCTGCGCCTCGGTGCCGAGGCCAGTTTCCTGGCCCTCGCCGCCGGTACCTTCGTGTATGTCGCCACCCTCGACATCCTCCGAGAAGAGGCGCATCCGGCATCGGACCGCCTCGCGAAGTGGGTCTGGGTGGGTGCCGGGGTGGCGATCATGGCCGTGCTGGCGCTCTGGGTCTGA
- the infA gene encoding translation initiation factor IF-1 has translation MARDDLIQATGTVEKILGGGRYQITLESGQAVTAQLSGRMRRFRIRVIPGDRVQVGLSPYDPTHGFITFRLREGQNPPS, from the coding sequence TTGGCGCGCGACGATCTCATTCAGGCGACCGGCACGGTCGAGAAGATTCTCGGCGGGGGTCGCTATCAGATCACCCTCGAATCCGGGCAGGCGGTGACCGCCCAGCTTTCGGGGCGCATGCGACGGTTCCGCATTCGTGTGATTCCCGGTGACCGCGTTCAGGTCGGGCTGTCGCCCTACGATCCGACCCACGGGTTCATCACGTTCCGTCTGCGCGAGGGCCAGAACCCGCCGAGCTGA
- a CDS encoding acyltransferase — protein MGLAATRLRAIQAYDRARLAWLQRRNPGLQVAPTASTNLACARFLLEPGARVILHEGIAADRTPGGLIVIAGRDATIEIGPGTWLRGETDPVRLVAFEGAEIRTGPDCFLNGCHLSAKRRVTLGRRSWVGLGTRVFDSDQHDADAERLEERAPVSIGDFSWVAADVTVLKGVSIGRHCIIGTRSLVTRDVPDHRLAFGFPAEVRGEVGDRSQAR, from the coding sequence ATGGGCCTTGCCGCCACGCGGCTGCGCGCCATCCAAGCCTACGACCGGGCGCGACTTGCCTGGTTGCAGCGACGCAACCCCGGTCTCCAGGTTGCCCCGACGGCCAGTACGAACCTGGCCTGTGCGCGCTTCCTGCTCGAGCCCGGGGCGCGCGTGATCCTCCACGAGGGCATCGCCGCGGATCGCACGCCCGGCGGGTTGATCGTGATCGCCGGCCGCGACGCGACCATCGAGATCGGGCCCGGCACCTGGCTGCGCGGCGAGACCGACCCCGTCCGGCTGGTGGCCTTCGAAGGGGCCGAGATCCGCACCGGCCCCGATTGCTTCCTGAACGGCTGCCACCTGAGCGCGAAGCGCCGTGTCACCCTGGGACGCCGCAGCTGGGTCGGGCTCGGGACGCGGGTCTTCGATTCGGATCAGCACGATGCCGACGCCGAGCGGCTCGAAGAGAGGGCTCCCGTTTCGATCGGCGACTTCAGCTGGGTCGCCGCCGACGTGACGGTGTTGAAGGGGGTGTCGATCGGGCGCCACTGCATCATCGGCACCCGCTCCCTCGTGACGCGCGACGTCCCCGATCACCGCCTGGCCTTCGGCTTCCCCGCCGAGGTGCGCGGCGAGGTGGGCGACCGCAGCCAGGCCCGCTAG
- a CDS encoding methionyl-tRNA formyltransferase — protein sequence MGLRLALFGQAPFGRDTLSRLESDGHDIAAVYAPPEGKRPDPLAALAEEKGLPLFRHKRFRRKGEAIPELVEEHAKLAVDLNVLAFVTVILPPEIVDAPPKGSLCFHPSLLPAFRGGNALAWQIMLGASEAGVSVFQPDAGVDTGPIVVQKGPVPIQPTHTSASLYFDELYPLGIEAIAEAVAAVADGSAEYRVQPEAGASHQGLVDDATARLDWAKPAAELDRWVRGCDPQPGAWAERGDAVVRCYDGQLVAEEPGAPAGEVVRLEDGAAFVAASGGVLRIGRVRVADGPKQPAAEALSVGDRLR from the coding sequence ATGGGTTTGCGACTCGCACTCTTCGGACAGGCGCCCTTCGGACGCGACACGCTCTCGCGACTCGAGAGCGATGGACACGACATCGCGGCGGTCTATGCGCCGCCCGAGGGCAAGCGTCCCGACCCGCTGGCGGCCCTCGCGGAAGAGAAGGGTCTGCCGCTCTTCCGCCACAAGCGCTTCCGGCGCAAGGGCGAGGCCATTCCCGAGCTCGTCGAGGAGCACGCGAAGCTCGCGGTCGACCTCAACGTGCTGGCCTTCGTGACGGTGATCCTGCCGCCCGAGATCGTCGACGCCCCGCCGAAGGGGTCCCTGTGTTTCCACCCCTCGCTGCTCCCCGCGTTCCGCGGCGGCAACGCGCTCGCCTGGCAGATCATGCTGGGCGCGAGCGAGGCCGGTGTCTCCGTCTTCCAGCCCGACGCCGGCGTGGATACCGGGCCGATCGTCGTGCAGAAGGGCCCCGTCCCGATCCAGCCGACCCACACGTCGGCCAGCCTCTATTTCGACGAGCTGTATCCGCTCGGCATCGAGGCGATCGCCGAGGCGGTGGCCGCGGTGGCCGACGGCAGCGCCGAGTACCGGGTTCAGCCCGAGGCCGGGGCGAGCCACCAGGGCCTGGTAGACGATGCCACGGCGCGTCTCGACTGGGCGAAGCCCGCCGCCGAGCTCGACCGCTGGGTGCGCGGCTGTGACCCGCAGCCCGGGGCCTGGGCCGAGCGGGGCGACGCCGTCGTGCGCTGCTACGACGGCCAGCTCGTGGCGGAAGAACCCGGAGCTCCCGCTGGTGAGGTCGTGCGCCTCGAGGACGGCGCTGCCTTCGTGGCGGCGAGCGGGGGCGTGCTGCGGATCGGCCGGGTCCGGGTGGCGGACGGGCCGAAGCAGCCCGCCGCAGAGGCCCTGAGCGTGGGAGACCGCCTCCGCTAG
- the fusA gene encoding elongation factor G produces the protein MVDLSKLRNIGISAHIDSGKTTLTERILFYTNRIHRIHEVRGKDEVGATMDFMELEKERGITIASAATHAEWNDHHINIIDTPGHVDFTIEVERSLRVLDGAVLVLCGVAGVQSQSMTVDRQMRRYKVPRLAFINKLDRSGANPQKVTQQLCEKLKHNAVMMQLPIGLEAKHEGVVDLITMKALYFDGDNGEDIREEGIPADMQAEADAAREAMLDAVSMFSDELMEAILEENVTEELIHEAVRNGTLSQDLTPVFLGSAYKNKGVQPLLDAVTRYLPDPTEVENTAVDLSNDEAPITLSSDPNKPLVALAFKLEDGRYGQLTYLRVYQGRLARGSSIVNSRTKKRHKVGRLGRMHASDMEELEEAFAGDIVAMFGIDCASGDTFTDESVEVAMSSMHVPAPVISLSIKPTDNKAQDNMGKALGRFVREDPTFHAGVDAESGETVIRGMGELHLEVYVERMKREYNVEVETGAPQVAYRETISRKAEFHTTHKKQTGGSGQFGQVSGYVEPMDDGEFEFVNEVRGGNIPTEYIPAVEKGFAQAMEKGRLIGFPVNGVRVVLSDGKSHSVDSSDMAFQTAGRKAFRDVYGKAKPVVLEPVMKLEVESPTEFQGAILKTVMQRRGTVVGTTEEDGFCRLESEVPLSEMFGYATDLRSCTQGKAEFSMEFARYVRVPSEVQEDLKKEHGSKVADDDDE, from the coding sequence ATGGTCGACCTGTCCAAACTGCGAAACATCGGGATCAGCGCCCACATCGATTCGGGGAAGACGACGCTCACCGAGCGCATCCTCTTCTACACGAATCGCATCCACCGCATCCATGAAGTGCGTGGCAAGGACGAAGTCGGCGCCACGATGGACTTCATGGAGCTGGAGAAGGAGCGCGGCATCACGATCGCCTCCGCGGCCACCCACGCTGAGTGGAACGATCACCACATCAACATCATCGACACGCCCGGCCACGTCGACTTCACCATCGAGGTGGAGCGTTCGCTGCGCGTGCTCGACGGCGCCGTGCTGGTGCTCTGCGGTGTGGCGGGTGTGCAGTCGCAGTCGATGACCGTCGACCGCCAGATGCGCCGCTACAAGGTCCCGCGCCTGGCGTTCATCAACAAGCTCGACCGCTCGGGTGCGAACCCGCAGAAGGTGACGCAGCAGCTCTGCGAGAAGCTGAAGCACAACGCGGTGATGATGCAGCTGCCCATCGGTCTCGAGGCCAAGCACGAGGGCGTCGTCGACCTGATCACGATGAAGGCCCTCTACTTCGATGGCGACAACGGCGAGGACATCCGTGAAGAGGGCATCCCGGCCGACATGCAGGCCGAGGCCGACGCCGCGCGCGAGGCCATGCTCGACGCGGTGTCGATGTTCTCCGACGAGCTGATGGAGGCAATCCTCGAGGAGAACGTCACCGAAGAGCTGATCCACGAGGCGGTCCGCAACGGCACGCTCTCTCAGGACCTCACGCCGGTGTTCCTGGGCTCCGCGTACAAGAACAAGGGCGTGCAGCCCCTGCTCGATGCCGTCACGCGCTATCTGCCCGACCCCACCGAGGTGGAGAACACGGCGGTCGACCTCTCGAACGACGAGGCGCCGATCACCCTGTCGTCGGATCCGAACAAGCCGCTGGTCGCCCTCGCGTTCAAGCTCGAGGACGGTCGCTACGGCCAGCTGACCTACCTGCGCGTCTACCAGGGACGCCTCGCCCGCGGCTCGTCGATCGTGAACAGCCGCACGAAGAAGCGTCACAAGGTGGGCCGCCTCGGCCGCATGCACGCGTCGGACATGGAGGAGCTCGAGGAGGCCTTCGCCGGGGACATCGTGGCGATGTTCGGCATCGACTGCGCCTCGGGCGACACCTTCACCGATGAGTCGGTGGAAGTGGCGATGAGCTCGATGCACGTGCCTGCGCCGGTGATCTCGCTCTCGATCAAGCCCACCGACAACAAGGCCCAGGACAACATGGGCAAGGCGCTCGGTCGCTTCGTCCGTGAGGACCCCACCTTCCACGCCGGCGTCGACGCCGAGAGTGGCGAGACGGTCATCCGCGGCATGGGCGAGCTGCACCTCGAGGTGTACGTCGAACGCATGAAGCGCGAGTACAACGTCGAGGTCGAGACGGGCGCACCTCAGGTCGCCTACCGAGAGACCATCTCGAGAAAGGCCGAGTTCCATACCACCCACAAGAAGCAGACGGGTGGTTCCGGTCAGTTCGGCCAGGTGTCCGGCTACGTCGAGCCGATGGACGACGGCGAGTTCGAGTTCGTGAACGAGGTGCGCGGCGGGAACATCCCCACCGAGTACATCCCGGCCGTGGAGAAGGGCTTCGCCCAGGCCATGGAGAAGGGGCGCCTGATCGGCTTCCCGGTGAACGGCGTTCGCGTGGTGCTGAGCGATGGCAAGTCGCACAGCGTCGACTCCTCGGACATGGCCTTCCAGACGGCCGGTCGCAAGGCCTTCCGCGACGTCTATGGCAAGGCGAAGCCGGTGGTGCTCGAGCCCGTCATGAAGCTCGAGGTGGAGAGCCCCACGGAGTTCCAGGGCGCCATCCTGAAGACGGTGATGCAGCGCCGCGGCACGGTCGTGGGCACCACCGAAGAGGACGGCTTCTGCCGCCTCGAGTCCGAGGTGCCGCTCTCGGAGATGTTCGGCTACGCCACCGATCTCCGGTCTTGCACTCAGGGCAAGGCAGAGTTCAGCATGGAGTTCGCCCGCTACGTCCGCGTGCCTTCCGAGGTCCAGGAGGACCTGAAGAAGGAACACGGTTCGAAGGTGGCGGACGACGACGACGAATAG
- a CDS encoding TerB family tellurite resistance protein, translating to MGLLRFLGIGGSRERRDERESDTVRRIASQLERLDPEQAKYLAAFAYVLARIANADLRIEESETEAMEETVQRIANLSAAEAALVVQIAQSQAMHLGGTQDYVVTRQFRQIASREQRGDLLQCLYAVAAADGTISSEESAEIVKIGEELGFTRAESNSLRSQYRDKLAEFQT from the coding sequence ATGGGCCTGTTGCGTTTCCTCGGCATCGGTGGCTCCCGCGAGCGGCGGGACGAACGCGAGAGCGACACCGTGCGCCGTATCGCCAGCCAGCTCGAGCGCCTCGACCCCGAACAGGCGAAGTACCTGGCCGCATTCGCCTACGTGCTCGCGCGGATCGCCAATGCCGACCTCCGCATCGAGGAGTCGGAGACCGAGGCGATGGAAGAGACGGTGCAGCGCATCGCCAACCTCTCGGCCGCCGAGGCTGCGCTCGTCGTGCAGATCGCCCAGAGCCAGGCCATGCATCTCGGTGGCACCCAGGACTACGTCGTGACCCGTCAGTTCCGCCAGATTGCCTCGCGCGAGCAGCGCGGCGACCTCCTGCAGTGTCTCTACGCGGTCGCGGCCGCCGACGGCACGATCAGCAGCGAAGAGAGCGCCGAGATCGTGAAGATCGGCGAGGAGCTCGGCTTCACCCGGGCCGAGTCCAACTCCTTGCGCAGCCAGTACCGCGACAAGCTCGCCGAATTCCAGACCTGA
- a CDS encoding sigma-70 family RNA polymerase sigma factor: MSDGAASTTDDLALIERLRTGDDAAYEEMIRLHGGRMLAVARRFLRVEEDARDAVQEAFVSAFKSIDRFQGQARLSTWLHRIVVNACLMRLRTRRRKPEQSIEDLLPGYLEDGHLERPASPWRPETADPAERSELRKLVLESIQQLPEGYRNVLMLRDIEDLDTEETAEQMGISPGAVKTRLHRARQALRELLEPHLREAVA; this comes from the coding sequence ATGAGCGATGGGGCTGCATCTACGACGGACGACCTCGCGCTGATCGAGCGTCTGCGGACGGGTGACGACGCCGCCTACGAGGAGATGATTCGTCTGCATGGCGGTCGGATGCTGGCCGTCGCGCGGCGTTTCCTGCGCGTCGAAGAGGACGCCCGCGATGCCGTGCAGGAGGCCTTCGTGTCGGCGTTCAAGTCGATCGATCGCTTCCAGGGCCAGGCCCGGCTCTCGACCTGGCTCCACCGGATCGTCGTGAATGCCTGCCTGATGCGGCTGCGCACGCGACGGCGGAAGCCCGAGCAGTCGATCGAGGATCTCCTGCCGGGCTACCTCGAGGACGGCCACCTGGAGCGGCCCGCCTCGCCCTGGCGCCCGGAGACGGCGGATCCGGCCGAGCGCAGCGAGCTGCGGAAGCTGGTGCTCGAGAGCATTCAGCAGCTCCCCGAGGGCTACCGTAACGTCCTGATGCTCCGCGACATCGAAGACCTCGATACCGAGGAGACCGCAGAGCAGATGGGAATCAGCCCGGGAGCCGTCAAGACCCGCCTCCACCGCGCACGCCAGGCGCTGCGCGAGCTGCTCGAGCCCCATCTGCGCGAGGCCGTGGCGTGA
- a CDS encoding zf-HC2 domain-containing protein, with product MNCREFVEFLMEYLDGGLNDAERSVFEGHIDACPQCVNYLDSYRETVRLGQTVCESEDQVPDSVPDDLVRAILAARNA from the coding sequence GTGAACTGTCGCGAGTTCGTCGAGTTCCTGATGGAGTACCTGGACGGCGGTCTCAACGACGCCGAGCGGTCGGTATTCGAAGGCCACATCGACGCGTGTCCCCAGTGCGTCAACTACCTCGACAGCTACCGTGAGACGGTGCGACTCGGTCAGACCGTATGCGAGTCCGAGGACCAGGTGCCCGATAGCGTCCCGGACGATCTGGTGCGGGCGATCCTGGCCGCCCGCAACGCCTGA
- a CDS encoding Glu/Leu/Phe/Val dehydrogenase — protein sequence METDVFQDAVARVERIAEEAGVAPEVVDALRQPKAVLSADLPVRMDDGSTRHFQAYRCRYNDALGPTKGGIRYHPGVTLAEVQALALWMAIKCAVVGIPYGGGKGGVIVNPKELSRLELERLSRAYMRAMADFVGPATDIPAPDVYTNARIMGWMADEYAIIKRERHPGVITGKPIALGGSLGRDEATGRGAFIVIQEYAKRVGLVPGETTVAVQGLGNAGYHVARLLQQTGYKIIAVSDSKGGIYAKDGFDVESLYHNKQETRKLQGVYCEGSVCELVDHQQISNAELLELEVDLLIPAALEGVITTENAGRIRAKLIAEVANGPVEGSADALLQDAGIPVLPDVLTNAGGVTVSYFEWVQNREGYPWTLEQVRTRLEEVLSRAFDTMWSIREESGGSLRAAAYTAALRRIGEAIESQGTQAWFSGGA from the coding sequence ATGGAAACCGATGTCTTTCAGGATGCGGTGGCCCGCGTCGAGCGGATCGCCGAGGAAGCCGGCGTAGCCCCCGAAGTTGTCGATGCCTTGCGGCAACCGAAGGCGGTGCTCTCGGCCGATCTGCCGGTGCGCATGGACGACGGCTCGACGCGCCACTTCCAGGCCTACCGCTGCCGTTACAACGACGCGCTCGGCCCCACCAAGGGGGGCATCCGCTACCACCCGGGCGTCACCCTCGCCGAGGTCCAGGCTCTGGCCCTGTGGATGGCGATCAAATGCGCCGTCGTCGGCATCCCCTACGGCGGCGGCAAGGGCGGCGTGATCGTCAACCCGAAGGAGCTGTCGCGCCTCGAGCTCGAGCGCCTGTCGCGCGCCTACATGCGGGCGATGGCCGACTTCGTCGGGCCTGCCACCGACATCCCCGCCCCCGACGTCTACACGAACGCGCGGATCATGGGCTGGATGGCCGACGAGTACGCGATCATCAAGCGCGAACGACACCCCGGCGTGATCACCGGCAAGCCGATCGCCCTGGGCGGGAGCCTGGGGCGCGACGAAGCCACCGGCCGCGGCGCCTTCATCGTGATCCAGGAGTACGCGAAGCGCGTCGGCCTGGTGCCGGGCGAGACCACGGTCGCCGTCCAGGGCCTCGGCAACGCGGGCTACCACGTCGCGCGACTGCTGCAGCAGACCGGCTACAAGATCATCGCCGTCAGCGATTCGAAGGGCGGCATCTACGCGAAGGACGGCTTCGACGTCGAGAGCCTCTACCACAACAAGCAGGAGACGCGGAAGCTCCAGGGCGTGTACTGCGAAGGTTCGGTCTGTGAGTTGGTGGACCACCAGCAGATCAGCAACGCGGAGCTCCTCGAGCTCGAAGTCGACCTGCTGATCCCGGCCGCCCTCGAGGGCGTCATCACCACCGAGAACGCGGGCCGCATCCGCGCAAAGCTGATCGCCGAGGTCGCGAACGGCCCGGTCGAGGGCAGCGCCGACGCCCTCCTGCAGGATGCCGGCATTCCCGTGCTCCCCGACGTACTCACGAACGCCGGCGGCGTCACCGTCAGCTACTTCGAGTGGGTGCAGAACCGCGAGGGCTACCCGTGGACCCTCGAGCAGGTGCGCACACGCCTCGAAGAGGTTCTCTCGCGGGCCTTCGACACGATGTGGTCGATTCGCGAAGAAAGCGGCGGCTCCCTGCGCGCGGCGGCCTACACCGCGGCGCTGCGTCGCATCGGCGAGGCCATCGAGAGCCAGGGCACCCAGGCCTGGTTCTCGGGCGGCGCCTGA
- a CDS encoding mercuric reductase: MSDLPEVSPLDEHNRTLVDNVHPSEWQNPTPDGRYNLVIIGAGSAGLITAAIAAGLGAKVALIERHYLGGDCLNVGCVPSKGVIRASRMVAEARRATKEVGLALAPDAEPDFGAAMERMRRVRAEISHEDAATRYRDELGVEVFIGDARFTGKDTVEVAGQTLRFKKAVIATGARAIALPIEGLADSGYLTNETIFNLTERPRRFGVIGAGPIGCEMAQAFGRLGSEVTVIHADDHILPREDADAAKIVEQQFLDEGIRLAANAKILRVERQGDEKIVHFAKADGTEDRVVVDELLLGVGRAPNVDGLGLEEVGVEYDARRGVHVNDYLQTTNPRIYAAGDICMNWKFTHAADAAAKIVVQNALFFRTKKLSSLVMPWATYTDPEIAHVGMYEQDARAKGIEVDTFHVPLSQVNRAVADGEDEGFVKIHTKKGSDQILGATIVASHAGEMISEITLAIVGKLGLGKILEVIHPYPTQAEGIKRAAGLYTRQRATPTVVKWLSRWMAFQR, from the coding sequence ATGTCCGATTTGCCCGAGGTCTCCCCGCTCGACGAGCACAACCGCACCCTCGTCGACAACGTCCACCCCTCCGAGTGGCAGAACCCGACGCCGGACGGCCGCTACAACCTCGTGATCATCGGGGCGGGCTCGGCCGGGCTGATCACCGCGGCGATCGCGGCCGGCCTCGGCGCGAAGGTGGCCCTGATCGAGCGCCACTACCTCGGCGGCGACTGCCTGAACGTCGGTTGCGTGCCCTCGAAGGGCGTGATTCGCGCGTCGCGCATGGTCGCAGAGGCGCGCCGCGCCACGAAGGAGGTCGGACTCGCCCTGGCTCCCGACGCCGAGCCCGACTTCGGCGCGGCGATGGAGCGGATGCGCCGCGTGCGCGCCGAGATCAGCCACGAGGACGCCGCGACCCGCTACCGGGACGAGCTCGGCGTCGAGGTGTTCATCGGGGACGCCCGCTTCACCGGGAAGGACACGGTCGAGGTCGCGGGCCAGACCCTGCGCTTCAAGAAGGCCGTGATCGCGACCGGCGCCCGCGCGATCGCCCTGCCGATCGAGGGCCTGGCGGATTCGGGCTACCTCACCAACGAGACGATCTTCAACCTGACCGAGCGCCCGCGCCGCTTCGGCGTGATCGGCGCCGGCCCGATCGGCTGCGAGATGGCCCAGGCCTTCGGTCGCCTCGGCTCGGAAGTCACGGTGATCCACGCCGACGACCACATCCTCCCGCGCGAGGACGCCGACGCCGCGAAGATCGTCGAGCAACAGTTCCTCGACGAGGGGATCCGGCTCGCCGCGAACGCCAAGATCCTGCGGGTCGAGCGCCAGGGCGACGAGAAGATCGTTCACTTCGCCAAGGCCGACGGCACCGAGGACAGGGTGGTCGTCGACGAGCTGCTGCTCGGCGTCGGGCGCGCTCCGAACGTCGACGGGCTCGGCCTCGAAGAGGTCGGCGTCGAGTACGACGCACGGCGCGGAGTCCATGTGAACGACTACCTGCAGACGACGAACCCGCGCATCTACGCGGCCGGCGACATCTGCATGAACTGGAAGTTCACCCACGCGGCCGACGCGGCGGCAAAGATCGTCGTCCAGAACGCCCTCTTCTTCCGCACGAAGAAGCTGTCGAGCCTGGTGATGCCCTGGGCCACCTACACCGACCCGGAGATCGCCCACGTCGGCATGTACGAGCAGGACGCCCGGGCGAAGGGGATCGAGGTCGACACCTTCCACGTCCCCCTGTCGCAGGTGAACCGCGCCGTCGCCGACGGTGAGGACGAGGGCTTCGTGAAGATCCACACGAAGAAGGGCAGCGATCAGATCCTGGGCGCCACGATCGTGGCCTCGCACGCGGGTGAGATGATCAGCGAGATCACCCTCGCGATCGTCGGCAAGCTCGGGCTCGGGAAGATCCTGGAAGTGATCCACCCCTACCCGACCCAGGCCGAGGGCATCAAGCGCGCCGCCGGTCTCTACACCCGTCAGCGCGCGACCCCGACCGTCGTGAAGTGGCTTTCGCGCTGGATGGCCTTCCAGCGCTAG
- a CDS encoding TVP38/TMEM64 family protein, with translation METQSVTEEQAAETGGIPWAKIGIAVVALAAIVVLGRQAGGYVQDFAQWVDSLGFWGPLVFIFGYAVAVVAFVPASLLTLAAGAIFGIASGTAYVFVAATLGASLAFLVSRYFAREAIEKKLEGNTKFDAIDKAVAAEGRKIVFLLRLSPAFPFNLLNYALGLTRVKFIDYLVASLGMLPGTLLYVYSGKAVGDVAALAGGAAPERGASDYVLLGVGLVATLIVTVFVTRIARRALAEATGEDA, from the coding sequence ATGGAAACCCAATCGGTGACGGAAGAGCAGGCAGCGGAAACGGGCGGGATCCCCTGGGCAAAGATCGGGATCGCCGTCGTGGCACTCGCCGCGATCGTCGTCCTCGGTCGGCAGGCCGGCGGCTATGTGCAGGACTTCGCACAGTGGGTCGACAGCCTGGGCTTCTGGGGACCGCTGGTCTTCATCTTCGGGTACGCCGTCGCCGTCGTGGCCTTCGTGCCCGCGTCGCTCTTGACCCTGGCCGCGGGGGCCATCTTCGGGATCGCGTCCGGTACGGCCTACGTCTTCGTCGCCGCCACCCTTGGCGCCTCACTCGCTTTCCTGGTGTCGCGCTACTTCGCACGCGAGGCGATCGAGAAGAAGCTCGAGGGCAACACGAAGTTCGACGCCATCGACAAAGCCGTCGCAGCCGAGGGACGCAAGATCGTGTTCCTCTTGCGGCTGTCGCCCGCGTTCCCCTTCAACCTGTTGAACTACGCACTCGGGCTCACCCGCGTGAAGTTCATCGACTACCTGGTGGCTTCGCTGGGCATGCTCCCCGGCACCCTGCTCTACGTCTACTCGGGGAAGGCCGTCGGCGACGTCGCGGCCCTCGCCGGCGGTGCCGCCCCAGAACGCGGCGCCAGCGACTACGTCCTGCTCGGTGTGGGTCTCGTCGCGACGCTCATCGTCACCGTGTTCGTCACGCGCATCGCGCGCCGCGCCCTGGCTGAAGCCACGGGCGAAGACGCCTAG
- the arsS gene encoding arsenosugar biosynthesis radical SAM (seleno)protein ArsS (Some members of this family are selenoproteins.): MNLDRSPELPSFDRALADHGKGALLRGAVTTLQVNIGKRCDLACHHCHVEAGPKRTEAMDRPTAERLVELLAGAPEVATLDITGGAPELNPNFRWLVTEARALGRQVIDRCNLTVLYEPGQEDTAEFLAESGAKIVASLPCYTKENVDAQRGKRVFTRSIEGLQQLNRLGYAQPGTGLELDLVYNPLGPSLPPAQSQLEQDYKQELRELFDIGFDRLITITNMPIKRFAHALARDGRDTEYMSLLVQSFNPDTVESLMCRSMVSVSWDGVLHDCDFHQILEIPLGNAKRTVWDIGSLSELRAGAIATAPHCYGCTAGSGSSCGGALA, from the coding sequence ATGAATCTGGACCGATCTCCCGAACTCCCCAGCTTCGACCGCGCACTCGCGGACCACGGCAAGGGCGCGCTGCTGCGGGGCGCGGTCACGACCCTGCAGGTGAACATCGGCAAGCGCTGCGACCTTGCCTGCCACCATTGTCACGTGGAAGCCGGGCCGAAGCGCACCGAGGCGATGGACCGCCCGACCGCCGAGCGACTGGTCGAGCTGCTCGCCGGCGCGCCGGAGGTGGCCACCCTCGACATCACCGGCGGCGCCCCTGAACTCAACCCGAACTTCCGCTGGCTCGTCACCGAGGCCCGGGCCCTCGGGCGCCAGGTGATCGACCGCTGCAACCTGACGGTGCTCTACGAGCCCGGCCAGGAGGACACGGCCGAGTTCCTCGCCGAGAGCGGTGCCAAGATCGTGGCGTCCCTGCCCTGCTACACGAAGGAGAACGTCGACGCCCAGCGCGGCAAGCGCGTCTTCACGCGCAGCATCGAGGGCCTCCAGCAGCTGAACCGGCTCGGCTACGCCCAACCCGGTACCGGGCTCGAGCTGGATCTCGTCTACAACCCGCTGGGTCCGTCTTTGCCGCCGGCCCAGAGCCAGCTCGAGCAGGACTACAAGCAGGAGCTGCGCGAGCTCTTCGACATCGGCTTCGATCGGCTGATCACGATCACCAACATGCCGATCAAGCGCTTCGCCCATGCACTGGCCCGAGACGGTCGCGACACCGAATACATGAGTCTGCTGGTCCAGTCCTTCAACCCCGACACGGTCGAGTCACTGATGTGTCGCTCGATGGTGTCGGTGAGCTGGGACGGCGTGCTCCACGACTGCGACTTCCACCAGATCCTCGAGATTCCCCTCGGCAACGCCAAGCGCACGGTCTGGGACATCGGGTCCCTGTCCGAGCTGCGCGCGGGAGCGATCGCCACCGCGCCACACTGCTATGGGTGCACGGCGGGAAGCGGTTCCAGCTGCGGCGGAGCGCTCGCCTGA